In Alphaproteobacteria bacterium, the following proteins share a genomic window:
- a CDS encoding LysR family transcriptional regulator, which produces MTFDWSHLQTFVAVAEEGSLSAAARALGGSQPTMGRHIAALQDALGVRLFERRTGGLELTPTGLELLHHARGMAGAAQRLALSAAGREESLAGSIRITASDIVATYVLPPILTALHLAEPEIEIELVASDRTENLLLREADIAVRMYRPTQADVFRKKVAEMQIGMFAAPGYLKRRGTPRQLEDFLQHDVIGYDRNEQVIEGLRAVGLEVERDFFSFRCDNQVVCWKMVVAGFGIGFNQLSVGLAEPAVQQIEVDVPLPRLPLWLTTHNELKTSLRVRRVFDFLAEHLAKATARKNP; this is translated from the coding sequence ATGACATTTGACTGGTCACATCTGCAAACCTTTGTCGCGGTGGCCGAGGAAGGCTCGTTGTCGGCGGCGGCGCGGGCTCTGGGCGGCAGCCAGCCGACCATGGGCCGGCACATCGCGGCCCTGCAAGATGCGCTTGGTGTGCGCCTGTTCGAGCGCCGGACCGGCGGCCTGGAACTGACGCCGACGGGTCTCGAGCTGTTGCACCATGCCCGCGGCATGGCCGGCGCCGCCCAGCGGCTGGCGCTATCGGCTGCCGGCCGCGAGGAATCCCTGGCCGGCAGCATCCGTATTACCGCCAGCGACATCGTCGCCACCTATGTGCTGCCCCCTATCCTGACGGCGCTGCACCTGGCCGAACCCGAGATCGAGATCGAACTGGTGGCTTCGGACCGCACCGAGAACCTGCTGTTGCGCGAAGCCGACATTGCCGTGCGCATGTACCGCCCGACCCAGGCCGACGTATTTCGCAAAAAGGTGGCCGAGATGCAGATTGGCATGTTTGCTGCGCCCGGCTACCTCAAACGCCGCGGCACCCCTCGCCAGCTTGAGGATTTCCTGCAACACGACGTCATCGGCTACGACCGCAACGAGCAGGTGATCGAGGGCCTGCGGGCCGTCGGGCTGGAGGTCGAGCGGGATTTCTTTTCCTTTCGCTGCGACAACCAGGTGGTCTGCTGGAAGATGGTTGTGGCCGGTTTCGGCATCGGCTTCAACCAGCTCTCCGTCGGTCTGGCCGAGCCGGCCGTGCAACAGATCGAGGTCGACGTTCCGCTGCCCCGGCTGCCGCTCTGGCTGACGACCCACAACGAGCTCAAGACCAGTTTGCGCGTGCGTCGGGTTTTCGATTTTTTGGCCGAGCATCTGGCTAAGGCAACAGCGCGGAAAAACCCATGA